A stretch of Candidatus Zixiibacteriota bacterium DNA encodes these proteins:
- a CDS encoding N-acetyl sugar amidotransferase gives MELRRCTKCVLPETHETIMFDEEGVCNICRQHEYKNEKIDWTAKKKELGELIEEYRGKGDYDCLVPFSGGKDSVWTLYYLIKEYKIKPLVVRFDHGFLRPNLHDNTIKVIRRLGVDFHTFTPNWKVVQKLMLQALLEKGDFCWHCHTGIFAYPMRVAINYNVPLVFWGEPSSEYTSYYSYDQPEEVDEKRFNRYVNLGITAQDMYVRLQGQIDERELRPYMYPALKDLRKINYRSVCLGSYVPWDVMRQSKIIQDDLGWRGDEVENVPGGYSYEKIECYVQGVRDYIKYIKRGYTRPSHLASLDIRNSRLERDEAMRMVREFEGRRPPSLDLFLSYVGLTELEFMEVVLSHAVSPYEHDHSKVTDGKFVHDFEDWPREGAMPREQALVQLTRWRKGKSKTLEPTPVAAEE, from the coding sequence ATGGAACTGAGACGATGCACCAAGTGTGTCCTTCCTGAAACGCATGAGACAATCATGTTCGACGAAGAAGGCGTGTGTAATATCTGTCGCCAGCACGAATACAAAAATGAAAAGATAGACTGGACCGCTAAGAAAAAAGAACTTGGCGAACTCATTGAGGAATATCGTGGCAAAGGTGATTACGATTGCCTTGTGCCTTTCAGCGGCGGCAAGGACAGCGTCTGGACCCTTTACTATCTTATAAAAGAATACAAAATAAAGCCGCTCGTTGTGCGATTTGATCATGGTTTTTTGCGCCCGAACCTACATGACAACACCATCAAAGTAATCCGTCGCCTTGGGGTGGATTTTCACACCTTCACGCCCAACTGGAAAGTTGTCCAGAAATTGATGCTTCAAGCACTACTCGAGAAGGGAGATTTCTGCTGGCATTGCCACACCGGTATCTTCGCCTATCCCATGCGTGTCGCGATAAATTACAACGTTCCCCTTGTTTTTTGGGGTGAACCATCCTCAGAGTACACCTCGTATTATAGTTATGACCAGCCCGAAGAAGTCGATGAGAAGCGTTTCAATCGTTATGTCAATTTAGGGATCACTGCGCAGGATATGTATGTCCGTCTTCAAGGACAAATTGATGAGCGCGAATTACGCCCGTATATGTATCCGGCGCTAAAGGACCTCAGGAAAATTAATTATCGATCTGTCTGCCTTGGCTCGTATGTTCCTTGGGATGTGATGCGGCAGTCCAAAATTATTCAGGATGATCTCGGTTGGCGCGGCGACGAAGTCGAAAACGTGCCGGGCGGTTATTCCTATGAAAAGATCGAGTGCTACGTTCAGGGCGTTCGCGATTATATAAAATATATCAAACGCGGCTACACAAGACCATCACATTTGGCATCCCTCGATATTCGCAATAGCCGTCTTGAACGAGATGAGGCCATGAGGATGGTGCGCGAGTTCGAAGGAAGGCGCCCTCCAAGTCTCGATCTTTTCTTGTCCTATGTCGGCCTGACTGAGTTAGAGTTTATGGAAGTTGTGCTTAGTCACGCTGTTTCTCCGTACGAACATGATCATTCAAAAGTTACCGATGGCAAGTTTGTTCACGATTTCGAAGACTGGCCGCGCGAAGGGGCAATGCCCCGAGAGCAGGCACTTGTGCAGCTTACCAGGTGGCGAAAAGGAAAATCCAAAACACTTGAGCCGACGCCTGTCGCCGCTGAGGAATAG
- a CDS encoding GNAT family protein, giving the protein MASLVSDTETAICMGVRSYLREVRQSDVNDRYYRWMNDPEVSRYLETRFVAQSLENISKFVAHMDGKSDEPFFAICRRDTNEHIGNIKLGPINWRHRYADISLLIGEKNCWGKGYATEAIGMITQFGFETLNLNKLKAGCYVENEGSARSFEKCGYSREGLQKGQYLIDGKSTDGIILGLCAEDYWKKKA; this is encoded by the coding sequence ATGGCCTCGCTTGTCTCTGATACCGAGACCGCAATTTGTATGGGTGTTCGGTCGTACCTTCGCGAAGTACGCCAGTCCGATGTCAACGATCGTTACTATCGGTGGATGAACGATCCCGAAGTAAGCCGATACCTTGAGACTCGCTTCGTTGCTCAATCGCTTGAGAATATCTCAAAATTTGTCGCGCATATGGACGGCAAAAGTGATGAGCCGTTTTTTGCCATTTGCCGCAGAGACACAAACGAGCATATCGGCAATATAAAGCTTGGCCCGATCAACTGGCGCCATCGCTATGCCGATATCAGTCTGCTGATTGGCGAGAAGAATTGCTGGGGTAAAGGATACGCCACTGAGGCTATCGGAATGATCACACAATTCGGATTTGAGACGCTTAATCTCAATAAACTCAAAGCCGGCTGTTATGTCGAAAACGAAGGCAGCGCGCGTTCATTCGAAAAATGCGGCTATAGCCGCGAAGGTCTCCAAAAGGGCCAGTATCTTATTGACGGCAAGTCGACCGACGGAATAATCTTGGGACTCTGCGCAGAGGACTACTGGAAGAAAAAAGCGTGA
- the pseB gene encoding UDP-N-acetylglucosamine 4,6-dehydratase (inverting), with translation MLSGKSILVTGGTGSFGKQFIRTILTKYPSVRRVVVFSRDELKQFEMNQAFPDSRYPQLRFFIGDVRDKERLFRAMEGVDIVVHAAALKQVPACEYNPFEAIKTNVIGAQNVIEAAIDRNVHKVVALSTDKAAAPINLYGATKLCSDKLFVSANNFKGSRDIKFSVVRYGNVMGSRGSVIPFFLSKRNEKVIPITDSRMTRFNITLDEGVDLVIHALTHMWGGEIFVPKIPSYRILDVAQAVAPACAHEFVGIRPGEKLHEEMITATDALSTLEFDKYFVIKPSMPLWDSARYMETFGGKECKDGFRYASDTNTQWLSVDAIRALVNDHLGVGLEIDETTGWREQRKLTIKEMTRDLTKVSTDKN, from the coding sequence ATGCTCTCTGGTAAATCAATCCTGGTAACAGGCGGAACTGGCTCGTTCGGTAAACAATTCATTCGGACTATTTTAACCAAATATCCGAGTGTGCGGCGGGTTGTTGTCTTCTCCCGAGATGAACTAAAACAATTTGAGATGAATCAGGCTTTCCCCGATTCTCGTTACCCGCAGTTGAGATTTTTTATTGGCGATGTCCGGGATAAAGAACGACTTTTCAGAGCAATGGAGGGTGTGGATATTGTAGTCCATGCCGCCGCCCTCAAACAGGTCCCAGCCTGCGAATATAATCCCTTTGAAGCTATTAAGACCAATGTCATTGGGGCGCAAAACGTTATCGAAGCCGCAATCGACCGCAATGTTCACAAAGTTGTGGCGTTGAGCACAGATAAGGCTGCCGCGCCTATAAACCTCTATGGCGCTACCAAGCTTTGTTCTGACAAACTCTTCGTTTCGGCCAATAACTTCAAGGGTAGCCGAGATATCAAGTTTTCTGTGGTCAGATACGGAAATGTCATGGGCAGCCGTGGGAGTGTTATCCCATTTTTTCTGAGCAAGCGAAATGAAAAAGTTATTCCGATTACCGATTCGCGCATGACGCGATTTAATATTACTCTCGATGAAGGTGTCGATCTGGTTATACATGCTCTGACCCATATGTGGGGAGGGGAAATCTTTGTCCCAAAGATTCCCAGTTATCGAATTTTGGATGTCGCCCAGGCAGTCGCGCCGGCATGTGCTCATGAATTCGTAGGCATACGCCCCGGGGAAAAGCTCCATGAGGAGATGATTACCGCAACTGACGCTCTTTCAACGCTTGAATTTGACAAATATTTTGTGATTAAGCCGTCCATGCCTCTTTGGGATTCGGCGCGGTATATGGAAACATTCGGCGGCAAGGAATGCAAAGATGGTTTCCGTTACGCAAGCGACACTAACACCCAATGGCTCTCAGTCGATGCAATTCGCGCTTTGGTCAACGACCACCTGGGTGTGGGTCTGGAAATCGATGAGACCACAGGCTGGAGAGAGCAGAGAAAACTGACTATCAAAGAAATGACCCGTGATCTGACAAAAGTGTCGACGGATAAAAACTGA
- the gmhA gene encoding D-sedoheptulose 7-phosphate isomerase produces MSDKKDHKEIERIFDEHISLVQNLKSTRPAEIWQIGQLLIKCFKRGNKILLCGNGGSAADAQHLAAEFTGRFVRERRPLPAIALTTDASAMTAIANDFGFETVFSRQVQALSVKGDVVIGLSTSGKSQNVKQALLMAKSCGCATIGLLGSDGGEIAKIADKSIIVHSTNTARVQEMHITIGHILCDLIDTHFASSK; encoded by the coding sequence ATGTCAGATAAAAAGGATCACAAAGAAATAGAGCGCATTTTTGATGAGCATATTTCGCTCGTGCAAAACCTCAAATCAACCAGGCCAGCCGAAATTTGGCAGATCGGACAACTGCTTATCAAATGTTTTAAGCGCGGTAACAAAATACTTCTTTGCGGTAATGGCGGTTCTGCTGCCGATGCCCAGCATTTGGCCGCGGAGTTTACCGGACGATTCGTTCGGGAGAGACGCCCGCTGCCTGCGATTGCCCTCACAACCGACGCCTCGGCCATGACAGCTATCGCTAATGATTTTGGTTTTGAAACAGTTTTCTCACGTCAGGTTCAAGCTTTGTCCGTCAAAGGGGATGTCGTGATTGGCCTCTCAACCTCCGGCAAATCCCAAAATGTCAAACAGGCTCTTCTGATGGCAAAATCCTGCGGATGCGCCACTATTGGGCTTTTGGGCAGCGATGGCGGCGAAATCGCCAAAATCGCAGACAAATCTATAATTGTTCACTCTACGAATACTGCTCGGGTGCAGGAGATGCATATTACTATCGGCCATATCTTGTGCGATTTGATTGACACTCATTTTGCTTCGTCAAAGTAA
- a CDS encoding dTDP-4-dehydrorhamnose 3,5-epimerase family protein, with protein MNQPNIEGVVIRPLILNTDGRGWLIELFRTDELQPPISPLMSYVSMTKPGLLRGPHEHREQTDYFCFIGPSTFLVRLWDNRKDSRTFGAKIEIELGEHNKASVIVPPGVVHGYKNIGTVDGLMYNAPNRLYGGEGKDGPIDEIRYENIDGHKFSME; from the coding sequence ATGAATCAGCCCAATATCGAAGGCGTAGTAATAAGGCCGCTCATATTGAATACCGACGGCCGTGGGTGGCTCATTGAACTGTTCAGAACCGACGAACTTCAGCCGCCGATTTCTCCATTAATGTCATATGTTTCCATGACAAAACCGGGATTATTACGCGGACCGCATGAACACCGTGAGCAGACTGATTATTTTTGTTTTATCGGCCCATCGACTTTCCTTGTGCGGCTGTGGGATAACCGTAAAGACTCAAGGACATTTGGAGCAAAAATCGAGATTGAACTTGGAGAGCATAACAAGGCATCGGTAATAGTCCCGCCCGGAGTGGTTCATGGCTATAAAAACATTGGCACTGTCGACGGATTAATGTACAATGCTCCCAACCGTTTGTATGGCGGTGAAGGAAAAGACGGCCCTATCGATGAAATCCGATATGAAAATATTGACGGGCACAAGTTTTCGATGGAATGA
- the rfbD gene encoding dTDP-4-dehydrorhamnose reductase has product MACNKRVLITGSRGRLGQELMEKFPSKWNVCGIGREEADITDYKAVSIVISDFSPDIVIHTAGYTDVDKAESEPEEAMRVNGLGTENIARACQESDSKLIYISSDFVFDGTKSVPYIEDDTPNPQTAYGKNKLAGEKAVESLVSNCLIVRIGWVYGRHGKSFVSTMIEKGQQQIESRQTSRIVPPIRVVDDQFGSPTSEWAIANRLFELAERDVWGIVHIASRGEVNRFDFTKEIFGLLGMDIELQACSSEDYPLPATRPARSSLESRRLDELGIGPMPTWKQDIEMFFKSCARYAK; this is encoded by the coding sequence ATGGCCTGTAATAAGCGTGTGCTCATTACAGGTTCCAGGGGGCGGCTCGGACAAGAGCTTATGGAAAAGTTCCCTTCCAAATGGAATGTATGCGGTATTGGCCGGGAAGAGGCCGACATTACCGATTATAAAGCTGTTTCCATAGTAATCTCGGACTTTTCACCAGATATTGTGATACATACCGCTGGGTACACCGATGTCGATAAGGCGGAATCGGAGCCCGAAGAAGCAATGCGCGTAAACGGATTGGGGACAGAAAATATCGCCCGAGCTTGCCAGGAGTCTGATTCGAAACTGATTTATATTTCCTCTGACTTTGTTTTCGATGGGACGAAATCTGTTCCTTATATCGAAGATGACACACCAAATCCACAAACAGCCTATGGAAAAAATAAACTGGCTGGTGAGAAAGCAGTCGAATCACTTGTGAGCAACTGCCTCATAGTGCGAATCGGATGGGTGTATGGCCGACACGGGAAGAGCTTTGTCTCGACTATGATTGAAAAAGGACAACAACAGATTGAATCGCGGCAGACCTCAAGGATAGTCCCTCCCATACGAGTCGTCGATGACCAGTTCGGCTCGCCAACTTCAGAATGGGCAATTGCGAATCGACTGTTCGAACTTGCCGAGCGCGACGTGTGGGGTATTGTTCATATCGCATCCCGCGGCGAGGTCAACAGGTTTGACTTTACTAAGGAAATCTTCGGCTTGCTCGGTATGGATATTGAGCTACAGGCTTGCTCAAGCGAGGATTACCCACTTCCGGCTACACGACCGGCGCGTTCATCACTGGAAAGCCGCAGACTTGACGAACTCGGAATAGGCCCAATGCCGACCTGGAAACAGGATATTGAAATGTTTTTCAAATCTTGCGCAAGATACGCTAAATGA
- the rfbA gene encoding glucose-1-phosphate thymidylyltransferase RfbA, whose product MSSSIRKGIILAGGSGSRLYPATHVTCKQLLPVYDKPMIYYPLSTLMLAGIVDILIISTPQDLPSFKTLLGNGDQLGLRVEYAEQQQPRGIAEALLIGEAFIDGAPVALILGDNIFYGVHDFLRDASAHTEGATIFGYAVTDPERYGVIEFDNNGKPISLEEKPVKPKSNYAVTVLYLYDADVVSIAKGLTPSKRDELEITDVNLEYLKRGKLKAIKLGRGIAWLDTGTYDSLLDAGNFIATIEKRQGQKIACIEEIALRMGLIDTSKAQMLTEAMSCNPYREYLQNVIAEFNGL is encoded by the coding sequence GTGTCATCTTCTATCCGCAAAGGGATCATTCTGGCTGGCGGGAGTGGAAGCCGGCTCTATCCAGCAACTCATGTGACCTGCAAACAACTGTTGCCCGTCTATGACAAGCCGATGATTTATTATCCGCTCTCAACACTCATGTTGGCGGGCATCGTTGACATACTGATCATAAGCACCCCCCAGGATTTACCTTCGTTTAAGACTCTCTTAGGTAATGGCGATCAACTTGGTTTGCGAGTAGAATACGCGGAACAGCAACAACCGCGAGGGATCGCCGAAGCTCTGCTCATCGGCGAGGCGTTTATCGATGGCGCTCCTGTGGCGCTGATACTGGGCGATAATATTTTCTATGGCGTGCATGATTTTTTGCGAGACGCATCAGCACATACCGAAGGCGCGACTATTTTTGGCTATGCCGTGACCGATCCCGAACGTTACGGAGTCATTGAGTTTGATAACAACGGCAAGCCAATTTCTCTGGAGGAAAAACCTGTCAAACCAAAGTCCAACTATGCTGTTACCGTACTTTACCTCTATGATGCGGATGTCGTAAGCATTGCCAAAGGACTTACGCCGTCCAAACGAGACGAGTTGGAAATTACCGATGTTAATCTCGAATACCTAAAACGTGGCAAACTTAAGGCAATAAAACTGGGACGCGGCATTGCCTGGCTCGATACCGGCACCTATGACTCGCTTCTTGATGCTGGCAATTTTATTGCGACGATCGAAAAACGACAGGGACAGAAGATTGCCTGTATCGAGGAGATCGCGCTTCGTATGGGATTGATTGACACTTCAAAAGCGCAGATGTTGACAGAAGCGATGAGTTGCAATCCATACCGTGAATATCTTCAAAATGTTATTGCAGAGTTCAATGGCCTGTAA
- the rfbB gene encoding dTDP-glucose 4,6-dehydratase produces the protein MSASPAENKRTIAITGGAGFIGSNLLRLLVPKYPDQLFVNVDCLTYAGNLDSLTDVEHYPNYRFEKVDLCDSTLLASVLSKYTVGGIIHLAAETHVDRSILAPASAISTNIIGTFNLLEYCRTQQEQGHQVRFHHVSTDEVFGSLEAPGTFTEESPYRPSSPYAASKASADHLVRSYAKTFDLDTVISNCSNNYGPYQFPEKLIPLIIRNAQQGLPLPIYGDGGHKRDWLHVNDHCLALEMIFLHGRSGESYLVGGNSDITNLELVKSLCRILSQRSEREYESLIQFVAERPGHDRRYAIDHTKISSELGWHPSVTLTEGLQRTVDWYCDHTEWVDRCINGEYQLFYQQHYGNR, from the coding sequence ATGAGCGCATCGCCAGCCGAAAATAAGAGGACAATAGCAATTACAGGCGGAGCGGGGTTTATCGGGTCAAATCTGCTTCGTCTACTTGTCCCGAAATATCCGGATCAGCTTTTTGTCAATGTAGACTGTCTCACGTATGCCGGAAATCTGGACAGTCTGACAGACGTCGAACACTATCCAAATTATCGTTTTGAGAAAGTCGACCTTTGTGACAGCACGTTGCTGGCCAGTGTTTTATCGAAATATACTGTCGGTGGAATAATTCATCTGGCGGCTGAGACCCATGTTGACCGCTCTATTCTTGCGCCCGCATCGGCCATATCCACTAACATTATTGGGACATTCAATCTGCTGGAATACTGTCGCACACAACAGGAGCAGGGACACCAGGTGAGGTTTCACCATGTCTCGACCGATGAAGTCTTTGGTTCGCTCGAGGCGCCCGGAACATTCACCGAAGAGTCACCCTATCGACCCAGTTCGCCCTATGCGGCCTCCAAAGCTTCAGCCGACCACCTTGTACGCTCGTATGCGAAAACTTTTGACCTTGATACGGTCATAAGTAATTGCTCGAATAACTACGGGCCGTATCAATTTCCAGAGAAACTAATACCGCTCATCATTCGCAACGCCCAGCAGGGACTTCCCTTGCCGATTTACGGCGATGGCGGCCACAAACGCGACTGGCTCCATGTCAATGACCATTGTCTGGCTCTTGAAATGATCTTCCTGCATGGCCGTTCAGGAGAAAGCTATCTTGTCGGCGGAAACAGCGACATTACCAATCTTGAATTGGTCAAATCTTTGTGCAGGATACTTTCGCAACGAAGCGAGCGGGAATATGAAAGTCTCATTCAGTTTGTCGCCGAGCGTCCGGGTCATGACCGCCGTTATGCCATAGACCACACCAAAATCAGTTCCGAGCTCGGCTGGCATCCATCGGTAACGCTAACCGAAGGTCTTCAGCGTACAGTCGACTGGTATTGCGACCACACCGAATGGGTGGATCGTTGCATCAACGGAGAATACCAGTTGTTTTACCAGCAACACTACGGTAATCGGTAG
- the cysS gene encoding cysteine--tRNA ligase — MPLVFKNSLSRQKEEFVPLQSGKVSLYTCGPTVYNFAHIGNYRTFMFEDLLRRYLKYKGYEVTQVMNITDIDDKIIRDSQAQKIPLAEFTAPFTKAFFEDLETLGIERAEAYPAATDHIPEMVEIIKKLVAVGLAYEIGGNYYFKITAFPRYGKLANLDMQGLKPGARIASDEYEKESVSDFALWKAWDPKDGDIFWETEIGKGRPGWHLECSAMSMKYLGEQFDIHTGGIDNLFPHHENEIAQSEGATGKKFVNYWLHAEHLIVEGRKMSKSAGNFYTLREILEKGYPGTAVRYLLLSTHYRQQLNFTFDGLEGARNALARVNDFITNLDSYAGGTSNGEAVAFIQKAIEGFEDSLNDDLNISGALGSVFDFIRDINRLKAEDKLSAEERSSALQTIRRFDTVLNFEMKKSSLDGEIEALIQERTQARKSRDFARSDKIRDQLLEMGIILEDTPQGVKWKRKV; from the coding sequence ATGCCGTTGGTTTTCAAGAATTCCCTCAGTCGTCAAAAGGAAGAGTTCGTCCCGCTTCAGAGCGGGAAAGTGAGCCTCTATACCTGCGGCCCGACTGTCTATAATTTCGCCCATATCGGTAATTATAGAACGTTCATGTTCGAAGACCTTCTCCGCCGTTATCTTAAATACAAAGGCTACGAGGTCACACAGGTGATGAATATCACTGATATTGATGATAAAATTATCCGTGACAGCCAAGCCCAAAAAATCCCGCTTGCAGAGTTTACAGCTCCCTTCACCAAGGCATTTTTTGAAGACCTTGAGACGCTCGGTATCGAAAGGGCAGAGGCATATCCAGCCGCAACCGACCATATTCCAGAAATGGTCGAGATCATTAAGAAATTGGTTGCCGTTGGACTGGCCTATGAAATAGGCGGAAATTACTATTTTAAGATTACAGCATTCCCCAGATACGGGAAACTAGCCAATCTCGATATGCAGGGGCTGAAACCGGGCGCGAGAATAGCATCCGATGAATACGAAAAGGAATCCGTTTCTGATTTTGCGCTATGGAAAGCATGGGATCCAAAAGATGGCGATATCTTCTGGGAAACGGAAATAGGCAAAGGGAGACCGGGCTGGCATTTGGAATGCTCGGCCATGTCTATGAAATACCTTGGTGAGCAGTTTGATATTCACACTGGCGGCATTGACAATTTATTTCCCCACCATGAAAATGAAATTGCCCAGTCAGAGGGTGCGACGGGGAAAAAGTTTGTCAACTATTGGCTTCATGCCGAGCACTTGATAGTCGAAGGTCGCAAGATGTCAAAATCGGCCGGCAATTTCTATACCTTGCGTGAGATTCTCGAAAAAGGGTATCCCGGCACGGCTGTCCGTTATCTTCTTCTGTCCACTCACTACCGCCAGCAGTTGAATTTTACTTTTGACGGGCTCGAAGGTGCGCGAAACGCTCTGGCGCGTGTCAATGATTTTATAACGAACCTTGACTCGTATGCAGGTGGAACATCAAACGGCGAGGCCGTGGCCTTTATTCAGAAGGCAATTGAAGGTTTTGAAGACAGTCTCAACGATGACCTCAATATCTCGGGCGCGCTCGGATCGGTCTTTGACTTTATCCGAGATATTAACCGTCTGAAAGCTGAGGATAAATTGTCTGCCGAAGAGCGTTCTTCAGCGCTCCAGACTATCCGCCGCTTTGATACGGTTTTGAATTTCGAAATGAAGAAGTCCTCGCTTGACGGTGAAATTGAGGCACTTATTCAGGAACGGACGCAAGCGAGGAAAAGCCGGGATTTCGCGAGGTCTGATAAAATCCGCGATCAATTACTGGAAATGGGAATTATTCTTGAGGATACCCCTCAAGGCGTCAAATGGAAGCGGAAAGTATGA